The following are encoded together in the Platichthys flesus chromosome 9, fPlaFle2.1, whole genome shotgun sequence genome:
- the ccdc124 gene encoding coiled-coil domain-containing protein 124, producing MPKKFQGENSKAVTARARKAEAKATEDARKKKEEEDSLWQETDKHVLKKGQRKDDKEKKRIELLERKKENQRLLDEEFARIKGKSTEAPGGGKVTRAQIEETLLNEQQEELQPKEKSHLETPLEENVNIIIPEKGAVEARSIEDAIAVLSTGPEDLDRHPERRVKAAFLAYEEANMPLLKKENPNMRLSQLKQQLKKEWMKSPENPLNQRFSSYNSK from the exons ATGCCAAAGAAGTTCCAGGGCGAGAACTCCAAGGCGGTCACAGCCAGAGCCCGAAAGGCCGAGGCCAAGGCGACGGAAGACGCCCgcaagaagaaagaggaggaggactccCTGTGGCAGGAAACTGACAAACATGTGCTCAAGAAGGGGCAGAGAAAG GACgacaaggagaagaagaggatcGAACTCctggagaggaaaaaagaaaaccagcGTCTTCTGGATGAAGAGTTCGCCAGAATTAAAGGCAAATCCACAGAGGCTCCAGGCGGAGGAAAAGTGACCCGGGCCCAGATCGAGGAGACGCTTCTGAATGAGCAGCAAGAGGAGCTCCAACCGAAAG AAAAGAGCCACCTGGAGACTCCACTGGAGGAGAACGTGAACATTATCATCCCTGAAAAAGGAGCAGTGGAAGCCAGATCCATAGAAGATGCCATCGCTGTACTGAg CACGGGGCCTGAGGACCTGGACCGCCACCCGGAGCGGAGGGTGAAAGCAGCGTTTCTTGCCTATGAGGAGGCAAACATGCCTCTCCTTAAAAAGGAGAACCCCAACATGAGATTGTCgcagctgaagcagcagctgaagaaggaATGGATGAAGTCACCGGAGAACCCCTTGAACCAGCGCTTTTCCTCATACAACTCAAAGTGA